The genomic region CAGCTATAACTTTATTTCTTATCTGAATTGCCATTTCTAAAACAATAGAAGATTTTTGTAAATCTATTATCATGTCATGTAAATTAATTTCAGGATTATTTGACATAAACTTTTCAGTATTTTTTTTGGCACGATTTTGATTTTCACTTATTTTTTTTAATGTTTTTTTTACACAATCTAAAAAGTAACCATCTTTTGTTTTAGTTTTCTTATTAACATTAATATCTATAATTAAATTTTTATTCGTATCAACATTTTTGTGATTAATATAAGGATTTTGATGATTGATATGATTAATAAACATAATTATTATCCTTAAAATACAGTGTGAATAATTTTTATTTTTTTAAATTATAAAATATTATTACATAAAAATAAATATTTTATCAAAAATATTTTTTTTAATATATATTAATAATCATTATATATTAATAATAATTTAAAAAAATAATTTAACAGGAAATTTTTTTATTCACATTATTTAGTAAAAAGCTACTTTTAACTATAACCAAATTAGTTATAACTAACTATCAAATAGGAAAATTTCATGAATTTTAGCGCTATAGAAGATTCAGTTTTAGAAGAGACAAAAAAATTCAATAATTTATTGCCTCGTTTTTTAAAGAATTCTCGTATTTTAATTATTTTATTAATAGTAGCAGTTATTACCGCTGTATCTGTTTCTATATGGATTAAAAATCCTGAGTATGAAGTATTATATAATCATTTGTCGAATGAAGATAGTAGCGCTGTTATTAATCAATTGAATCAAATGCAAATTCCTTATAAATTTACTGATATTTCAGGTCAAATATCAGTTCCAAAAAATAAAGTTTATGATATTCGATTAAAATTAGCAGAAAAAAATATTCCTCGAGGAGATGGAATTGGTTTTGAATTATTAGATAAAGCAAAATTTGGAGCTAGTCAATTTAATGAAGAAATTAATTATCACCGTGCTTTAGAAGGAGAATTAGCTAGAACTATACAAAGAATTAATGTTGTGAAAAGTGCTAGAATACATATAGCATTTCCTAAATCATCATTATTTTTAGAAGATAAAAAAAAATCTTCCGCTTCAGTTGTATTAGAACTTCAACCTGGAAGGTTCTTAAATTCAGATCAAATCAATGCAATATTACATTTAATTGCAAGTAGTATACCTAATCTTTCAGTAAAAAATATTACAATCGTAGATCAATTAGGAACGTTATTAAATCAACCCTCTTTAGGATACAATCAAATTAATAATTCAAAATTTAAGTATGTTGAAGAAATTGAATCTCGTTATAGTAATAGAATAAAGAATATTTTAGAACCATTATTAGGCAAAGGAAATATTTACGCTCAAGTAACAGCACAAATAGATTTTAATGCTCAAGAAAAAACACAGGAAAAATATTCACCTAATACTAATCATAATAATCAGTCAATACGTTCACATCAAACAAGCGTTCATGATCAAATAGAACAAGAAAGCAAAAAAGTAATAATGCCTAATTCTTTATCTAATAGTGATTCTAATAATATTTATTTTAATAAAAAATCCTTAAACAATAATCAATATAAAAATAATTTAAATTCTGTAAAAGATAAAGAAATATCTGTAAAAGATAAAGAAACAAAGAATAATAATAACAATAATTCTTCAAGTTCTAATATTAATTATGATAATACTATTAATTATGAATTAAATCATAGCGTATCACATACTAAAATGAATATAGGAGAAATTAAAAGATTATCAGCTGCAGTTATAGTGAATTTTATTAAAGATAAAAACGGAAAATATGTTCCTTTAAGTGCAGATAAAATAGAAAACATTAAAAATTTAATACGTGAAGCTATGGGTTATTCTAAATCTCGAAGAGATAGCATTCATCTTGTTAATGAATCCTTTGCTCAATATAAAAATAATATGCCAGTTAAATTAAATAATTTGAATACATTTAATTTATCAGAATGTTTGTTTACTTATTCTCCATGGTTTTTTTCTTTTTTACTTCTTTTAATTTTGTTAAAAAAATATATTTGTCCTTTTTCGAAAAATGATAATTGTAGAACTCAATCTATTAAAAATCAAAAAGAACGTATAGAAAAAAATATAGAAAAATATAATTTAGAAAAAAACAACGATGTAGAACACAATATTACTCAAGTAAATGTTCAGAATAATGTAAATAAAGATAAATTAATTGATCAAATTTCTAATATATC from Buchnera aphidicola (Artemisaphis artemisicola) harbors:
- the fliE gene encoding flagellar hook-basal body complex protein FliE, producing MFINHINHQNPYINHKNVDTNKNLIIDINVNKKTKTKDGYFLDCVKKTLKKISENQNRAKKNTEKFMSNNPEINLHDMIIDLQKSSIVLEMAIQIRNKVIAAYQDVINQQI
- the fliF gene encoding flagellar basal-body MS-ring/collar protein FliF, producing the protein MNFSAIEDSVLEETKKFNNLLPRFLKNSRILIILLIVAVITAVSVSIWIKNPEYEVLYNHLSNEDSSAVINQLNQMQIPYKFTDISGQISVPKNKVYDIRLKLAEKNIPRGDGIGFELLDKAKFGASQFNEEINYHRALEGELARTIQRINVVKSARIHIAFPKSSLFLEDKKKSSASVVLELQPGRFLNSDQINAILHLIASSIPNLSVKNITIVDQLGTLLNQPSLGYNQINNSKFKYVEEIESRYSNRIKNILEPLLGKGNIYAQVTAQIDFNAQEKTQEKYSPNTNHNNQSIRSHQTSVHDQIEQESKKVIMPNSLSNSDSNNIYFNKKSLNNNQYKNNLNSVKDKEISVKDKETKNNNNNNSSSSNINYDNTINYELNHSVSHTKMNIGEIKRLSAAVIVNFIKDKNGKYVPLSADKIENIKNLIREAMGYSKSRRDSIHLVNESFAQYKNNMPVKLNNLNTFNLSECLFTYSPWFFSFLLLLILLKKYICPFSKNDNCRTQSIKNQKERIEKNIEKYNLEKNNDVEHNITQVNVQNNVNKDKLIDQISNISNENPRTIALIIRQWMSDKI